AGCGATCACGAAGTTCGCCGCGTCTACTTTGCCGGTGATCGCTATGCCGCCAACGCAGGAAAGCTGGTCCGGCTGATCCAAAAACGTTCAGATCACGAAACAACCACCGAGCGACTAAGACTCGATCAAGCATCCGTCGCCGACGACGTCAATGACGGCATCGATTCCAAACTGCAATTCTGCCTCGCCCAGCTCCGATGCTCTTGCCGCCCGAACTCTGGCGAACCTAACGACGCTGGCGAACCTAACGATCAGGCAGCCTGGGAGGTCACGGGCGAATCAAAAACGGAGTTCCTGGCACGACTGGATCGGTGGCTCGGCACTGTCGGGAATCCCGCGGTAACGGCCCGTGGGCCGGCGGTCAGTTCAGCCTGACACGCGTGAAACCATCGCAAAAACCACTGTTTGCATCATCCCCGGACGGTCGCCTAGCGCCTGCCCTCTTCACTTTCCAGCCCCGTCGCTTCATACTTTTGCCCATACAAATCCTCTCGCCACACAACGAAAGCTATCGATATGGGACGCTCCGGAGTCATCACGTTCAAGGGCAATGCTATGACACTTGAAGGCAACGATCTGGCCGTCGGTTCGGCCGCACCAGATTTCAAGTTGATCTACGCTGACAACGGCCTGCAAGCATTGACGCTGGCCGACTTAAAGGGCAAGCCTTCGATCATCAGTGTCGTGCCAAGCCTGGACACACCAACCTGTGCGATTCAAACCAAGAGGTTTAACGAAGAACTCGGTTCGCTAGGCGATAAGATCAACGCCGTCACCGTCAGCCGTGACTTGCCATTCGCCCAAGCTCGATTCTGTGGCGCCGAAGACGTCAAGATGCGAACCGCTAGCGATTACCAAACTCACGCTTTCGGAACCGACTACGGCCTAACGATCGAAGAGCTGAAGCTTCTGACTCGCGCCGTCATTGTGCTCGATG
The DNA window shown above is from Rubripirellula reticaptiva and carries:
- the tpx gene encoding thiol peroxidase, which gives rise to MGRSGVITFKGNAMTLEGNDLAVGSAAPDFKLIYADNGLQALTLADLKGKPSIISVVPSLDTPTCAIQTKRFNEELGSLGDKINAVTVSRDLPFAQARFCGAEDVKMRTASDYQTHAFGTDYGLTIEELKLLTRAVIVLDADGKVAYKEIVAEVTQEPDYSAAMAALRMLV